CCAGCAAGGTCAATCGGATCGATTGCCAGCTTGGTTGTCGCCACAACCGTTGGGAAAAGCTGGTGAAGAGTCAAAGTCATCTCTCCATTAAAAAAGCCGGCCCTTCGGCCGGCAAAAGAATGGTGAAAAGAAACCTAGGCGCCTGCAGCAGCTGAGCCACCAACCACTTCCAGGATTTCCTGGGTAATGGCTGCCTGACGCGCTTTGTTGTAGTCAAGGGTGAGCGTCTTGGCCAACTCCTTGGCATTGTCACTTGCATTGTTCATTGCAGTCATGCGACTTGCCAACTCGGAGGCTGCCGACTCCTGCAGCGAACGCAGGAGTTGATTTTGCAAATACAAAGGCAACAACGCATTCAACAATTGATCAGGACTTTGCTCAAACACGATGTCTGAAGGCAAAGCAGGTTGAGAATTCTCAGGTGCACTTCCTGCTTCCACAGATAGGCGACCTTCTTTTGTGGTAAGCCTGAAGATTTCATCATCTGCCTCAGCAATCCCTTGAGGGTCAAGAGGCAGAAGCGTTTGAACCACAGGCTTGCAGCTCACCAAATTAATGAACTTGGTGAAGATGATCTCAACTCGATCAGAAGTCTCAGACAGAAACTCAGCGAAAATCTCGCTAGCTATGGAACCAGCTTCATCAGCAGTAGGTACCTGCTCCAAGCCCGTAAAAGTAGCTTGAATTGGATAATTACGGTTGGTGAAATAGCTGATTGCTTTGCGTCCAATCAACACAAGAGCGACTTTGTAACCCTGGCGTTGAAGCTCAGCAAAACGTTTCTCTGTGCGCTTGATGATATTGGAGTTGTAACCACCACAAAGACCACGGTCACCAGTAACGGCCATCAAGGTAATGGTTTGAACAGCACGCTGCTCCAACAGAGGAGCATCAGCATCTTCAAAGCGCATGCGCGCTTGGAGATTTTCGAGAAGACGTGCGAGCCGATCGGCAAACGGACGGCTACGCAGCACTTGTTCTTGGGCACGACGAACTTTGGCCGCAGCCACGAGGCGCATGGCCTCAGTGATCTTGCGGGTGTTCTTGACCGATTTAATCCGGTCCCGGATCTCTTTGAGATTTGCCATGGCTTAAGCCCTCAGTTGGCGGAGGCCAGCATGGTGGACACAACTTCCGCAATTGCCTCTTTCAGAGTGGTCTCGGCTTCAGGGCTCAAGACCTTCTCTGTTTGGATTTTGCTGATGAACTCAGGCTTGTTGCTCTTGAGGTACTCACGCAACTCACGGGAGAACTGAACAACCTCTTCAACAGGGACATCATCAATCAGGCCTTTGACACCTGCATAAACAATGGCCACCTGCTCAGCCAGAATCAATGGACTGAATTGAGGCTGCTTCAGAAGCTCACGAAGACGCTTGCCTCGGCTGAGCTGCTGCTGTGTAGCGGCATCAAGATCCGAAGCAAACTGAGAGAACGCAGCTAGTTCATCAAACTGAGCCAATTCAAGCTTCAGGGTGCCGGCAATCTTCTTGATCGCCTTGGTCTGGGCTGCACCGCCAACACGACTCACAGAGATACCAACGTTGATCGCAGGCCGTAGTCCTGAGTTAAACAAGTCAGAACTGAGGAAGACCTGACCATCCGTAATCGAAATCACGTTGGTTGGGATGTAAGCAGAAACGTCACCGGCCTGGGTCTCAATGATCGGCAGGGCGGTCATCGAACCTTTGCCCATAGCGTCAGAGAGCTTTGCAGCACGCTCAAGCAAACGGCTGTGGCAATAGAACACGTCACCGGGGTAAGCCTCACGACCCGGCGGACGACGCAGAAGCAATGACATCTGGCGGTAGGCCTGAGCTTGCTTGGTCAGATCGTCATAGATGACCAACGTTGCCTTGCCTTTGTACATGAAGTACTCAGCAATCGATGCCCCTGTGTAAGGAGCTAGGTACTGCAGGGCCGCAGGTTCTGATGCGTTTGCTGCCACCACAACGGTGTAATCAAGAGCACCACGCTCACGCAGCACTTCAGTGACCTGTGCCACAGAGGCGGCTTTCTGTCCGATGGCAACGTAAACACAGACAACGTCCTGATCAGCCTGATTCAGGATCGTGTCAATACAAATGGCTGTCTTACCGGTTTGACGGTCACCAATGATCAGCTCCCGCTGACCACGACCAATTGGAATCATGGCGTCGATAGCCGTGATGCCTGTCTGCATCGGCTCATGAACAGACTTACGCTGAATGATTCCAGGAGCTGGAGACTCAATCAATCGGGATTCAGTCGTAGCGAGGTCACCCTTGCCGTCGATTGCAACACCAAGTGGATTAACCACGCGTCCCAGCATGGCGTCACCAACGGGAACGGAAGCAATCTTGCCTGTGGCTCGGACGGTGCTTCCCTCCTGAATGCCAAGGCCCTCGCCCATCAGCACAATGCCAACGTTGTCATCTTCGAGGTTGAGGGCAATCCCTTCGGTGCCGTCTTCGAACTCAACCAGCTCACCAGCCATCACCTGCTGAAGGCCATAGACGCGGGCGATGCCGTCACCTACTTGGAGGACAGTGCCGACGTTGGTGACAGATACGGACTTGTCATAGTCCTCGATCTGCTGTTTGAGAATGGCGCTGATCTCGTCGGGTCTGATGGAAACCATGGCGGGAAAACCCAGGAGCGGGTGGTGAGTGAAAGGGCGAGATGAAGGGGTGGCTTAGCTCAGCTCGCCTTAGCGAGTGCAAGACCAAGGCGTCGAACCTGACCGGAGAGGCTGGCATCGATCACCTGAGAACCGAGGTTGACGACAAAGCCACCAATCAACGATGGATCGACCTTGAGATCGATTTCAACAGCATTGGTTCCAGCCATTGACTGGACTTTGGTGGTCAATGCGGCCTGCTGTTCTTCAGTCAGCGGTTGAGCGGCGCGTACATGCGCTAGAGCAATATTCCGAGACTCCCGATAGAGCTCGAGATAGCGCAAAAGCACCGCTTCAAGGGCCGGTAGTCGCTGGCGATCAGCCAAAACCTTGAGCAAGTTCATCAACGAAGGGGTGACTTGCTCTGAAAGAAGACTGGTTAAAGCTTTCTTCTTTGCCTCTGGCTCGAGAACAGGAGATGTCATTGCATCACGAAGAGGCTCTGAACTTTCCCAAGCAGAAAGAAGGTCCTTGCACTGATTAGCGACTTCTTCTGATTCCTGACGGACGTCAGTGACCTGAAGCAGAGCGTCGGCGTAAGGGGTGGCTAGAGAATTTAGAAGAGGCATTTAGACGTCCTCCAAGTTAGAAATAGAGGAGTCGATGAGCTTCGCTTGAGCCTTGCTGTCAAGGCGGTTGGGAAGTTCAGCCAAAGCCTTGTCGATAGCTGAAAGAGCCGCTTCACGACGGAGCTGCTCAGTGAGGCGAGCACCTTCTGCAGTGAGATCAGCCAAGGCATCTTGCTTGAGTGCAGCCATGGCCTGAATCGTTCTCTTTTCACCGTCAGCGCGAATCGCTTCAGCACGAGCTTGGCCATCAAGGCGGATTTTTTCAGCCTTTTGTTGAGCAGCCGAAAGCTCTTCTTGAGCTTTAGAGAGTTCAATTGTGGCCGTCTTCAAACGCTTTTCAGCATCTTGAAGATCCTTAAGGATGGTTTCGCGTCTGCGCTCGAGCATCCCCCCCAGAAATCCTTTCAGAAACCAATACAAAACACCGATCACGATGACCAGGTTGATCAGATTGGTTTCAAAAAGATTGAGGTTGATTCCGAATCCACCCTCAGAAGCAATTAAAGGAAATAAAAGAGTCATCAGGCAGCTAGCAGTCGTTTAATGATCTGTGAGCTGAGTTGATCAACCTGAGCCATCAACTTTGCTTGGGCAGATTCACGTTGAGACTCAATTTCTTTACGAGCTTGTTCTCGAGTGCGATTAGCTTCAGTTTCCGCAGCAGCTAATGCCTCGCGGTAAAGAGAATCAACTTCCGTTTCTGCATCAACAATGGCTGATTGTGCAGCTTGTCTAGCGCCTCGTAGTTGATCTTGAAGGTCGGCCTCGAGTCGTCGAACTTGCTCAAGCTTTTGCTTGGCGTCAGCACGACTCGTATTGATATATCCCTCACGATCTTCCACGACCTTGCCAACTGGCCGGAAGAACAGAGAATTGAGCAGAAAGGTTAGGAGAACCACCTGAATAGCCATTAAAGGCAAGGTGGCATCGAGGTCAAAGAGACCTCCCTCCGGAACCGCCGCTTCAGCGAACAGAAGCCAGGTCATGGAAGAGGTGAGCTGGAGATGAGCAAGGAATTACGTAGAGAGTTATACGGGGAGCGACCCTAAAAAAAGGGACGGCCCCCAACTCTGCATCATGCGAATGGGTTGGCGAACAGAAGCACCAGGGCCACCACAAGGCCGTAGATCGTCAGAGACTCCATGAATGCCAGAGAAAGCAGCAGGGTGCCGCGGATCTTGCCCTCGGCTTCAGGCTGACGAGCAATGCCTTCAACAGCACCTTGGGAAGCGCTGCCCTGACCGATACCAGGACCGATGGCAGCCAGGCCTACAGCCAGACCAGCAGCAACGACGGAGGCTGCAGAAGTGATGGAATCCATGTTGAGTGCGTTTGGGGGCGCGCCGGAAGGCGCTGAGAGTTATGAAGTGGGAGTTAGATCACCCTGCGCAGGGACACCTTCACTGAGGAAAGTGGGCCCGAATGTTGATGGTCGGACCTGCGCGCAAAATTTTCTAGCAGACGAGCCTTCGAAAAGGCCGTTGATCAACTAATGCGCTTCGTGAAGACCTTCACCGATGTAGAAGGCCGCAAGAGTCGCAAAAATAAGAGCCTGAATAGCGCTGGTGAAGAGGCCGAGCAACATCACCGGAAGGGGAACAATCAGGGGCACCAGATAAACAAGCACACCTACTGCCAGTTCATCAGCAAGGATGTTTCCGAAAAGACGGAAAGAAAGAGACAGAGGCTTGGTAAATTCCTCGATGATCTTGAACGGGAGCATGATGGGGGTCGGCTCCACATACAGCTCGAAGAATCTCCAACCCTTCTTGCTCAAACCGGCGTAGAAATAGGCCAGTGTCACAAGCAGAGCCATCGCCACCGTGGTGTTGATGTCTGCAGTTGGAGCACCAAGTTCTCCTTCTGGGAGTTCGATCACCTTCCAAGGAATCAGTGCGCCACCCCAGTTACTGACAAAAATGAACAGAAACAGGGTGCCGATGAACGGGAGCCATTCGCGGTAGTACTTCTCTCCGATCTGATCACGAGAGAGATCACGAATGTAATCCCACAAGAACTCAAGAAGGTTCTGCGCACCTTTTGGATCGCGACTAAGATTTTTAGTACCAACCAGCACAAAGGCCAGCAGGGCACCGATCAAAATCCAAGAGCTGAGGAAAATCTGGCCGTGCAGATTGAGGTTACCGATCTGCCAATACAGATGGTGACCAACCTCCAGTTCGGCTAACGGCAGTGTGAAAGGCAGCAAAGCCATGAATGCAGAAGAGGGATGCGCGAGATCAGCCGTCGAAAACGGTCTGAAGAATCAAGGCGGGCTTGTACAGGAGAAAACCTACAAATGCAGGTAAGAGGTCGAGTTGGGGGAATCGAGCTGCCGAAACGATGAGGACAATCGGAACAACGAGCTGAAAACGACCAACTTGACGGGAACCTCCACCGAGCCGGGCCACGCTGCGGGCGAGTAGACGCAAGTAAAAAAGACCAGCGACAGCTCCAACAAGCAGGCTTCTGGCAACAAAAAGATCGAAGTAAAACGAAGCGAACAAAATCGCAACGACAGACACGATCACTGTGGCCAGCAACAAACGCACTTGAAGCCGAGCGAAAGACTCCATTCCATTTCCAGCCGGGTTATTAACCGCAGCTGAATCTGAGGAGGGCAAGGCTTGCAAAGTGCGCCTGAGAAAGCGGGCGGAATCTATCACGTGATTCCACTAAACAACCCATCATCGGCTTCGAGCAAAAGCAATTTTTTGCTCATGAGCTCTCTGGCTAAAGAGGCAGTTGTGTGGTCTCCACTAAGGATTCCTAGTGGAACGTTGGGGTTTTCATCCACTAGACGGAGCAAGCTCAATTCCTCATCTGAAAGGGAGATGGGTTCGAGATCTGGACCCAGCATGCTTTTGGAAGGCCACCCCCACAGACATGACTGGCGTCGACCACACGCTTGAAGCAGCGTTTCATCGTTCTCCCAGCACAAAGGATGAACAGGTTGAGCACTCACAAAAAACTCAAAGTGACTGATATCAGGGTCGAGCTGCTCAACAAGTGCCCATTGGTCTGATGGCGGTAAAGATTGCGCTCTTGATAGCAAGTCACCCTTGAGCAATCGAGCTGGGTCCCAGACAGAAGGGTTCGAAAACCCAGCGAAGTAAAGGCCTGATGACTTAATTAAAGCCATCAACCTTTCGAGGTCATAACTGGTTTCTTGAGGATGCAAATACATGTCGGCAAAGTTGGCATCCGCATGGGTGTCAATCGCCCAACGTTGTTCGTGGATACGGCGCAAACGATTGGTCTCAGGCAATTCAGACAACAGCTCACGCCCCAACCTCAAGCCGTCCGCACCTATCCCCGCTTCCAAAAGCGCCAGGGCTTGCTGCGTACGGTGAATTTCCCAACGGCCAGCATCGGCATACAAAAACAGATGCAAAAGTCCATGAGGGGCTAGACGCTGTCCAAGCGCTTTCAATCCAGCCAGCGGGTCGCGCAGGTGATGCAAAACACCTACTGAGTTGATGTAATCAAAACAACCTTCATCGTCAAGGTCCAACAGGCTTCGTTGTTCCTGACGCAGGGATCGAACCTGTTCAGCGCCGCCTGAACGACGCAAGCGCTCTCGTGCCACGTCGAGTGCTCCCGCACTGATATCCACGGCCAAAATCTCCGCCCCTGGATTGAGATGGCAGAGATAGTCCGTACTGACGCCAGTGCCACACCCCGCATCAAGAATTCGAATCGGACCAAGGTTTGAATCCCGCGATTCAAGTCCTCCTCGCACAACAGCGAGCACGCTGTCGTGGCACCAGCGCCAGTTGTATCCAGGGGGAGGGCCGTCTTGAAGGGGGTCTCCTGGATAGGGAAAGCGGTCATAAAAAGCGCTCACCACAGGAGTCGCTACATCCGAGGGAGGAGTGTTCATAAAGCCGCCAATTCTGGAAGGAGTCGTTCAAGGGAGCATTTCACGGGAGCTCGCCCTTGCACCCAAAACCTCATCAGAGCTGCAAACATTTGTTCATGGCTGCCCAGAACCCTGAGAGATGGGCCGTAACCTGACGCAATCCGGCTTGCTCTCGTTCATGACAGTGACCGCCAGTAGCGGCAGCCCAAGGGTTTCCCCTCAGCTGTACGACACCCTGCCGCTCTCCAGTGTCCGTCAGGCTGAGCAGCAGGACCGCTTTCCAGACGGTGGTGAGCTCGACACTCTGATCACGTTTTTCCGAAGTGGGAATGATCGACTTGACGCAGCTCGCCTCTTAGCAAGCAATGCTGAATCAATCGTTGCCCGTGCCGCCAATCGAATTTTTGTAGGCGGCACTCCCCTCTCGTTTTTGGAGGCGCCACTTAGCTCTGGAGAGGTGTCATCCAAAGACGCCACTCCATTAGCCGCTGATCAGGTTGCTTTTCAAGACTCAGTGCGCACCTTCACAGGCACTGAGTCCAGCGCTAGCAAGGGCAACTTCCTGAGCAGACTGCTCCAGGGCAACGACGATGGTGATGTACGCATCGTTTTGCCAACTGGTTTCACAGCCATCAGTGTGGCGAAATACGGCCCAGGGAACATGCGCAAATCCGTGCGCGATCTTGGTTGGTTCCTTCGCTATGTCGGCTACGCCTTAGTAGCCGGAGACCCAAGCATTCTTGCTGTCAATACACGCGGATTAAGGGACCTACTTGAAAAGGGTTGCTCCCTGCTGGCAACGAACGTGGCCCTCCAAGAAATGCGTGCAGCATCTGCCGCCTTATTAAGGGATCGCCCTGAGGCCCGTCGTCTCACCATCGAATGCTTTGACGTCCTGCTCAAAGAGCTTGCAGTCCCAACACCTTCGACACGTCAGAAGTTAGGCAGTTCCGTACGCCAGGGTCTTCAACTCCCTGCGATCTATGCGTTGGCTTCCGAAACAGCTCAGCGTTTTGAAATGCGTTCAGGACTTTCCGGCGCTGAAAAAGCGGAGATTATTCGCGCTGCCTACAGGCAGGTTTTCGAACGGGACATCGCTAAGGGTTACTCGCAAACCCCTTGTGAAGTGGAAGCCAGCCAGCTCGTTCAGGGCAAATTATCCATGCGCGAATTCATTCGCGCACTGGGGAAAAGCAAGGAATACAGGACCCAGTTTTATGGCCGCTTCGTCAACAGCAGAGTCGTAGAACTTGCTTACAGACATTTTCTTGGCCGCGGAATCAGTTCCCTCGAAGAATTTCGAAAGGCCTTCTCGATCGTTAGCAATCAAGGCCTCAATGGTCTTGTCGATGTCTTGATCAACGGTGCGGAGTACGCCCAAACCTTCGGAGAAGAGACCGTTCCTTACCTCCGTGATCTCGGCGAAGAGGCACAGGAAAGTGCTGGCTGGGGTTCAAATCGCCGCCTATTCCGATTTAGCGCTCCTTTTGAGTCTGCACCTCAATACGTCACCCTTTATGCGGCCTACCGACAGCCTTTAGGAGACCAGCACGTCTACGGAGGTGGGAATGATCCAATCGGCAATCAATACGGAGCGATTTTCCCGTCGGCTACTGCATCAGTTTCCACACGCCCAGCCCCCTTCGGATACGACACCAGGCGACTATTGGTGAGTAATGGCCTGACCCAACCGGGTCAAATGGACAGCCCCCAGTTCCGCAGTAGCAGACCTCGCCGACTTGGGCCCACGGTTGTGCGTCTTCAACAGATCGCAACTGGGGGGAACTCGATCCCACGCCGAGCTGGACAACCCAGCATCCGTGGGACTGAGTCAAGTACGCAAGCAGTGATTAAAGCTGTTTATGTTCAGGTTCTTGGAAATACCGGTTACGCCACTGAGAGAGTTGAAAGCGCAGAAAACAGACTTGAAAACGGTGATATCAATCTGCGTGAATTCATTCGCCTAGTTGCTCGGTCGAGTCCATTCCGTCGTCGCTACTGGGAAGGCCTGTACATCACCAAGGCCATCGAAGTCATGCACCGGCGTCTGCTTGGTCGCCCCACATTTGGCCGCTGGGAAATCGATGCTCTATTCGACACCGCTGCGCGTCAGGGTTTCTATGGCTTGGTCGATGCTCTTATCAATAGTCCAGAGTTTTCAGAATGCTTCGGTGATGACACCGTTCCGTACGAACGCTTCATCACTCCAAAGGACCTCACCAGTCGACGTGCGCCGACATGGAAAGAGCAACTCAATCTTGAAGCCCAAATTGAGTTCAACCTAAGAACACGCCCTGAAATCAAATCAGGAAGCAGCTTCAAGACTACTGGTGACATAACCCCAAGGAATCTTCAGTCCAAAGCAAACAGCTCGATTGATAATTGGGTTCGATCGGCACCACTCCCCAAATCTGATTCCCGTGAATCGTCCATCGCACTCACCAAACCTGAGAGCACTACAACTAATCAAAAGCAACCCTCTTGGACTGCGAAAGTTAGTTTCAAAGGGTCGGCATCTCCAGAGGTGCCAGGTGCACGTCTGAGTCGAGCTCTTGACAGCCAGGATGTAGCAGGCTTCGCCAGCAAAATAGGTATTTCGTCCTGGATTGAGCTCAGGCCTCCATTCACTGAAGACGAATTAAAATATGCGGTCGAAGAAACTTACAGGCAACTACTGGATTTCATACCATTTGAAGGCGAGAGGCTTACTAGTGCTGAGTCGAAACTACGCAACTTAGATATTAATTTGGCGGAATTCATAGAAGCCGTCGCAATGAGCGACACATTCCAACAAAGGCTCTCTCGAATCGCCCCACTAAAAGTTGCACCTGCCGCAAGTCTGGCCCTCCTTGGAAGAACGGCTAGCCCATCTGAGGTAGCTGAATTTTTGAAGACACGAGCAGAAGAAGGTCAACGTCAGGCCATTAGCAACCTGATGAAACGTCGAAACCCTGCTGATTGCAATCGCCTTCTCCAGATCAAGCTCAGTTCTTTCTCAGGAAGAACACCCTTCAGCAATTTGAAGAAGATGAGGGGAGAGCAAATACTTGCTCCCACCGAGCTCACCACTGGCTCCCAACTTGAAGCTTTAGTTTTCCCCTCTAAAGAAAGCTCACGCTCCAAATTCGACTCAACGACAAGTCAACCCTTCAGCAAACAAGCATTTGCAGTTTCAATACAGGAAAGACAACAGCCTGGCCTAGCGAATGCTCTTCAGACGAAAGATGCGAGTGGCTTCTCACGTAGAGGTGGAATCTCCTCATCTATTCAACTTAAAGCTCCATTCACCGAGGAAGAACTACAAATTGCGGTAAGCGAAACTTACAGACAACTTTTAAACAGGATACCCCTTGACAATGAGC
The Synechococcus sp. CC9311 DNA segment above includes these coding regions:
- a CDS encoding ATP synthase, which produces MESFARLQVRLLLATVIVSVVAILFASFYFDLFVARSLLVGAVAGLFYLRLLARSVARLGGGSRQVGRFQLVVPIVLIVSAARFPQLDLLPAFVGFLLYKPALILQTVFDG
- a CDS encoding bifunctional 2-polyprenyl-6-hydroxyphenol methylase/3-demethylubiquinol 3-O-methyltransferase UbiG — translated: MNTPPSDVATPVVSAFYDRFPYPGDPLQDGPPPGYNWRWCHDSVLAVVRGGLESRDSNLGPIRILDAGCGTGVSTDYLCHLNPGAEILAVDISAGALDVARERLRRSGGAEQVRSLRQEQRSLLDLDDEGCFDYINSVGVLHHLRDPLAGLKALGQRLAPHGLLHLFLYADAGRWEIHRTQQALALLEAGIGADGLRLGRELLSELPETNRLRRIHEQRWAIDTHADANFADMYLHPQETSYDLERLMALIKSSGLYFAGFSNPSVWDPARLLKGDLLSRAQSLPPSDQWALVEQLDPDISHFEFFVSAQPVHPLCWENDETLLQACGRRQSCLWGWPSKSMLGPDLEPISLSDEELSLLRLVDENPNVPLGILSGDHTTASLARELMSKKLLLLEADDGLFSGIT
- the atpA gene encoding F0F1 ATP synthase subunit alpha; the encoded protein is MVSIRPDEISAILKQQIEDYDKSVSVTNVGTVLQVGDGIARVYGLQQVMAGELVEFEDGTEGIALNLEDDNVGIVLMGEGLGIQEGSTVRATGKIASVPVGDAMLGRVVNPLGVAIDGKGDLATTESRLIESPAPGIIQRKSVHEPMQTGITAIDAMIPIGRGQRELIIGDRQTGKTAICIDTILNQADQDVVCVYVAIGQKAASVAQVTEVLRERGALDYTVVVAANASEPAALQYLAPYTGASIAEYFMYKGKATLVIYDDLTKQAQAYRQMSLLLRRPPGREAYPGDVFYCHSRLLERAAKLSDAMGKGSMTALPIIETQAGDVSAYIPTNVISITDGQVFLSSDLFNSGLRPAINVGISVSRVGGAAQTKAIKKIAGTLKLELAQFDELAAFSQFASDLDAATQQQLSRGKRLRELLKQPQFSPLILAEQVAIVYAGVKGLIDDVPVEEVVQFSRELREYLKSNKPEFISKIQTEKVLSPEAETTLKEAIAEVVSTMLASAN
- the atpH gene encoding ATP synthase F1 subunit delta: MPLLNSLATPYADALLQVTDVRQESEEVANQCKDLLSAWESSEPLRDAMTSPVLEPEAKKKALTSLLSEQVTPSLMNLLKVLADRQRLPALEAVLLRYLELYRESRNIALAHVRAAQPLTEEQQAALTTKVQSMAGTNAVEIDLKVDPSLIGGFVVNLGSQVIDASLSGQVRRLGLALAKAS
- the atpE gene encoding ATP synthase F0 subunit C; protein product: MDSITSAASVVAAGLAVGLAAIGPGIGQGSASQGAVEGIARQPEAEGKIRGTLLLSLAFMESLTIYGLVVALVLLFANPFA
- a CDS encoding F0F1 ATP synthase subunit B; translated protein: MTLLFPLIASEGGFGINLNLFETNLINLVIVIGVLYWFLKGFLGGMLERRRETILKDLQDAEKRLKTATIELSKAQEELSAAQQKAEKIRLDGQARAEAIRADGEKRTIQAMAALKQDALADLTAEGARLTEQLRREAALSAIDKALAELPNRLDSKAQAKLIDSSISNLEDV
- a CDS encoding F0F1 ATP synthase subunit gamma, producing MANLKEIRDRIKSVKNTRKITEAMRLVAAAKVRRAQEQVLRSRPFADRLARLLENLQARMRFEDADAPLLEQRAVQTITLMAVTGDRGLCGGYNSNIIKRTEKRFAELQRQGYKVALVLIGRKAISYFTNRNYPIQATFTGLEQVPTADEAGSIASEIFAEFLSETSDRVEIIFTKFINLVSCKPVVQTLLPLDPQGIAEADDEIFRLTTKEGRLSVEAGSAPENSQPALPSDIVFEQSPDQLLNALLPLYLQNQLLRSLQESAASELASRMTAMNNASDNAKELAKTLTLDYNKARQAAITQEILEVVGGSAAAGA
- the atpB gene encoding F0F1 ATP synthase subunit A, which gives rise to MALLPFTLPLAELEVGHHLYWQIGNLNLHGQIFLSSWILIGALLAFVLVGTKNLSRDPKGAQNLLEFLWDYIRDLSRDQIGEKYYREWLPFIGTLFLFIFVSNWGGALIPWKVIELPEGELGAPTADINTTVAMALLVTLAYFYAGLSKKGWRFFELYVEPTPIMLPFKIIEEFTKPLSLSFRLFGNILADELAVGVLVYLVPLIVPLPVMLLGLFTSAIQALIFATLAAFYIGEGLHEAH
- a CDS encoding F0F1 ATP synthase subunit B'; this encodes MTWLLFAEAAVPEGGLFDLDATLPLMAIQVVLLTFLLNSLFFRPVGKVVEDREGYINTSRADAKQKLEQVRRLEADLQDQLRGARQAAQSAIVDAETEVDSLYREALAAAETEANRTREQARKEIESQRESAQAKLMAQVDQLSSQIIKRLLAA